The following coding sequences lie in one Erwinia amylovora genomic window:
- a CDS encoding DcrB-related protein has protein sequence MSQPAEYVLSEGILLLPETAQDHSVTIVKLLKSRATLVITRAWDVRPGDEQAYIDQQLVKVKRDMKNFAGDEPQESRFGPLPAREIAMRFETQGVKVAQRLLVVRLESHLLALTFSCSGGFDAEALAVWDDIRQGFIPTTAPGGPGDGG, from the coding sequence ATGAGCCAGCCAGCAGAATATGTCCTTTCGGAAGGTATTCTCCTGCTGCCGGAAACGGCACAGGACCACAGCGTCACCATTGTTAAACTGCTGAAGTCGCGCGCCACGCTGGTGATCACCCGCGCCTGGGACGTCCGGCCCGGCGATGAACAGGCGTATATTGACCAACAGCTGGTGAAGGTAAAGCGTGATATGAAAAACTTCGCTGGCGATGAACCGCAGGAGAGTCGCTTCGGGCCGCTGCCCGCGCGTGAAATCGCCATGCGCTTCGAGACGCAAGGCGTCAAAGTGGCACAAAGGCTGCTGGTGGTAAGGCTGGAAAGCCACCTGCTGGCGCTCACCTTCAGCTGCAGCGGGGGCTTTGATGCGGAAGCGCTGGCCGTCTGGGACGATATCCGCCAGGGCTTTATTCCGACAACGGCACCGGGAGGCCCGGGCGATGGCGGATAA
- a CDS encoding type VI secretion system Vgr family protein yields MFDRITVQLPMDGLLFWRLSGREALSQSFELSVQLLSTDARIERRALLGQPITVCIPTQGLLNTRYLNGKITKVSVSSQALGGTRYAVYTLVMEPDLWPLKRDKNLRIFQGQTVPQIVKTLLGEYNVTLEDRLTGSYRSWEYCVQYQESSFSFISRLMELEGIYYYFRHEADGHTLVLMDAAQQHRPFSGYEAIPYHVTPSGGSTREEGIGLWSLEDSVTPGMYSIDDYDFRKPNAWMLQARQNPASPQPGAIDVYDWPGHFVDHDHGEFYARIRQEVWQAEHQQISAAGTALGLAPGHTFTVLNAPFISDNGEYLTTEAYYEFEENRYASGDGSSGTKHNIAIRVIPSAVTFRAPPETPWPRTHGPQTAKVVGPKGESIWTDRYGRVKVKFHWDRLAKGDDTSSCWVRVSSAWAGQGYGGVQIPRVGDEVVVDFINGDPDRPIITGRVYNEASMPPWALPAAATQMGFMSRSKDGTPDNANALRFEDKAGEEQLWIQAERNMDTQVKNDESHQVGGNQSLTVQKTLNCSVSGHYNQQTQHTRTELVGDDYVLNVQGLLNIASGAGIRLVSGDSMLILDPNGTISLQCSNLQINASGQGEINTGGTLDLNIQQPAKGAAPQPTPGEITSLVNQAFKAPDSGSDA; encoded by the coding sequence ATGTTTGATCGTATCACCGTGCAGCTGCCGATGGACGGCCTGCTGTTCTGGCGCCTGAGCGGGCGCGAGGCGCTGTCGCAGTCGTTTGAACTGAGCGTGCAGCTGCTAAGCACCGATGCGCGCATCGAGCGCCGGGCGCTGCTCGGCCAGCCGATCACCGTATGCATTCCCACTCAGGGGCTGCTGAACACGCGCTACCTGAACGGCAAAATCACCAAAGTCTCGGTCAGCAGCCAGGCGCTGGGCGGCACGCGCTATGCGGTGTACACCCTGGTGATGGAGCCGGACCTGTGGCCGCTGAAGCGTGACAAAAATCTGCGCATTTTCCAGGGCCAGACGGTGCCGCAGATCGTCAAAACCCTGCTGGGCGAGTACAACGTGACGCTGGAAGATCGGCTGACCGGCAGCTACCGCAGCTGGGAGTACTGCGTGCAGTACCAGGAGAGCAGCTTCAGCTTTATCAGCCGCCTGATGGAGCTGGAAGGGATCTACTACTACTTCCGCCACGAGGCGGACGGGCACACGCTGGTGCTGATGGACGCGGCGCAGCAGCACCGGCCGTTCAGCGGCTACGAGGCGATCCCGTACCACGTCACGCCGTCCGGCGGCAGCACCCGCGAAGAGGGCATCGGCCTGTGGTCGCTGGAGGACAGCGTAACGCCGGGGATGTACAGCATCGACGACTACGACTTCCGCAAGCCGAACGCGTGGATGCTGCAGGCGCGGCAGAACCCGGCCTCGCCGCAGCCGGGCGCCATCGACGTCTACGACTGGCCGGGGCATTTCGTTGACCACGACCACGGCGAGTTCTATGCGCGCATCCGCCAGGAGGTGTGGCAGGCGGAGCACCAGCAAATCAGCGCCGCCGGCACCGCGCTGGGGCTGGCGCCGGGCCACACCTTCACGGTACTGAACGCGCCGTTTATCAGCGATAACGGCGAGTACCTGACCACGGAGGCGTACTACGAATTTGAAGAGAACCGGTACGCCAGCGGCGACGGCAGCAGCGGCACGAAGCACAATATCGCCATCCGCGTGATCCCCTCCGCCGTGACCTTCCGCGCGCCGCCGGAAACGCCGTGGCCGCGCACCCACGGCCCGCAGACGGCGAAGGTGGTGGGTCCGAAGGGGGAATCGATCTGGACCGACAGATATGGCCGGGTGAAGGTGAAGTTCCACTGGGACCGGCTGGCGAAGGGCGACGACACCAGCTCGTGTTGGGTGCGCGTCTCCAGCGCGTGGGCGGGCCAGGGCTACGGCGGGGTGCAGATCCCGCGGGTGGGCGACGAGGTGGTGGTGGACTTTATCAACGGCGACCCGGACCGGCCAATCATCACCGGGCGCGTGTACAACGAGGCCAGCATGCCGCCGTGGGCGCTGCCGGCCGCCGCGACGCAGATGGGCTTTATGAGCCGCTCGAAGGACGGCACGCCGGACAACGCCAACGCGCTGCGCTTCGAGGATAAGGCGGGCGAGGAGCAGCTGTGGATCCAGGCCGAGCGCAATATGGATACCCAGGTGAAGAACGACGAAAGCCACCAGGTGGGCGGTAATCAGTCTCTGACGGTGCAAAAAACGCTCAACTGCTCGGTATCAGGCCATTATAACCAGCAGACGCAGCACACGCGCACGGAACTGGTCGGCGATGATTACGTTCTCAACGTGCAGGGCTTGCTGAATATAGCCTCCGGTGCGGGCATCAGGCTGGTAAGCGGTGACAGCATGCTGATCCTTGATCCCAACGGCACCATTTCGCTGCAGTGCAGCAACCTGCAGATCAACGCCTCCGGGCAGGGGGAAATCAATACCGGCGGTACGCTCGATCTCAATATCCAGCAGCCGGCTAAAGGCGCAGCCCCGCAGCCCACGCCGGGTGAGATCACCAGCCTGGTGAACCAGGCCTTTAAAGCCCCGGATTCAGGGAGCGATGCATGA
- a CDS encoding PAAR domain-containing protein, producing the protein MGKPAARARIDNGAHSGPIQSGSPDVIIGGFPAARKGDTLSCSQHGGGIIVGGSASVIVNGRPLARRGDKTQCHSGGKPPAQPPKAAPPQYWGATLAKNAAKDGLLHGDLYDARMLGAFASTEDKTGDGDPDTASLGFAWADLTLGNMKSGSLLRGESRTKVAFGNAGGTYYGYSGDSDIAGFNTSASASGVQYGGTAAAGRQSGLYGSITGDVTVATAETKLVGEVYKGNQGRYGFNAEAGAETAVVKGEAAVNIDVYGVFVSEAKLGGTGGGVGASAGFTGYFDTTDYSINARLSGELAIVVGLKGDVSLKVAFKKIVDYIYKGVGGESEIIAKVDSGDGGVNTGCVTVLIGD; encoded by the coding sequence ATGGGTAAGCCAGCGGCCAGAGCGCGAATTGATAACGGCGCTCACAGTGGCCCAATACAATCCGGAAGCCCTGATGTCATCATTGGCGGTTTCCCGGCGGCAAGGAAAGGCGACACGTTAAGCTGTTCGCAGCATGGCGGCGGGATTATCGTCGGCGGTTCTGCCAGCGTAATCGTCAACGGACGACCTTTGGCGAGACGGGGAGATAAAACCCAGTGCCACAGCGGCGGGAAACCGCCCGCCCAGCCCCCTAAAGCCGCGCCGCCACAGTACTGGGGCGCAACCCTGGCCAAAAACGCGGCTAAAGACGGGTTATTACACGGCGACCTCTACGATGCGCGCATGCTGGGGGCTTTCGCCAGTACGGAAGATAAAACCGGCGATGGTGATCCAGACACCGCCTCGTTGGGATTTGCCTGGGCAGACCTCACTTTGGGCAATATGAAAAGTGGCAGCCTGTTAAGGGGGGAAAGCCGTACTAAGGTTGCTTTCGGCAATGCTGGCGGGACCTATTATGGCTATAGCGGTGATAGCGACATTGCCGGTTTTAACACCAGCGCCTCTGCCAGCGGCGTTCAATATGGCGGAACAGCTGCAGCGGGAAGGCAGAGCGGACTGTACGGCAGTATCACCGGGGATGTAACGGTTGCCACCGCCGAAACAAAGCTTGTCGGTGAGGTATATAAAGGTAACCAGGGGCGTTATGGATTTAACGCCGAAGCGGGCGCGGAAACGGCAGTCGTTAAGGGCGAGGCCGCGGTGAATATAGATGTCTATGGCGTTTTTGTATCGGAGGCTAAGCTCGGGGGGACTGGAGGTGGCGTAGGTGCATCTGCGGGATTTACAGGGTACTTCGATACTACCGATTATTCTATAAATGCACGTTTATCTGGCGAACTTGCGATAGTAGTTGGCCTTAAAGGTGATGTTTCGTTGAAAGTTGCTTTCAAGAAAATCGTAGATTATATATATAAGGGTGTGGGGGGTGAAAGTGAAATAATAGCTAAAGTTGATTCTGGTGATGGTGGGGTTAATACGGGTTGTGTCACGGTTTTAATTGGGGATTGA
- a CDS encoding type VI secretion system Vgr family protein: protein MFDRITVQLPMDGLLFWRLSGREALSQSFELSVQLLSTDARIERRALLGQPITVCIPTQGLLNTRYLNGKITKVSVSSQALGGTRYAVYNLVMEPDLWPLKRDKNLRIFQGQTVPQIVKTLLGEYNVTLEDRLTGSYRSWEYCVQYQESSFSFISRLMELEGIYYYFRHEADGHTLVLMDAAQQHRPFSGYEAIPYHVTPSGGSTREEGIGLWSLEDSVTPGMYSIDDYDFRKPNAWMLQARQNPASPQPGAIDVYDWPGHFVDHDHGEFYARIRQEVWQAEHQQISAAGTALGLAPGHTFTVLNAPFISDNGEYLTTEAYYEFEENRYASGDGSSGTKHNIAIRVIPSAVTFRAPPETPWPRTHGPQTAKVVGPKGESIWTDRYGRVKVKFHWDRLAKGDDTSSCWVRVSSAWAGQGYGGVQIPRVGDEVVVDFINGDPDRPIITGRVYNEASMPPWALPAAATQMGFMSRSKDGHKDAANALRFEDKAGHEQIWIHAEKNMDTEVEHCETHDVGIDRHKTIGRDEKSTVKRNMLANVGVDATSNTGAKHTINVGGDQAVLTMDKQGNALLEATASIRLKVKNNYILITPSAIEIQVAEGDLMAESEKGALFKGTDITLLGGGTNAELSANDTVSITGTNATDIKGALVKVNS, encoded by the coding sequence ATGTTTGATCGTATCACCGTGCAGCTGCCGATGGACGGCCTGCTGTTCTGGCGCCTGAGCGGGCGCGAGGCGCTGTCGCAGTCGTTTGAACTGAGCGTGCAGCTGCTAAGCACCGATGCGCGCATCGAGCGCCGGGCGCTGCTCGGCCAGCCGATCACCGTATGCATTCCCACTCAGGGGCTGCTGAACACGCGCTACCTGAACGGCAAAATCACCAAAGTCTCGGTCAGCAGCCAGGCGCTGGGCGGCACGCGCTATGCCGTGTACAACCTGGTGATGGAGCCGGACCTGTGGCCGCTGAAGCGTGACAAAAATCTGCGCATTTTCCAGGGCCAGACGGTGCCGCAGATCGTCAAAACCCTGCTGGGCGAGTACAACGTGACGCTGGAAGATCGGCTGACCGGCAGCTACCGCAGCTGGGAGTACTGCGTGCAGTACCAGGAGAGCAGCTTCAGCTTTATCAGCCGCCTGATGGAGCTGGAAGGGATCTACTACTACTTCCGCCACGAGGCGGACGGGCACACGCTGGTGCTGATGGACGCGGCGCAGCAGCACCGGCCGTTCAGCGGCTACGAGGCGATCCCGTACCACGTCACGCCGTCCGGCGGCAGCACCCGCGAAGAGGGCATCGGCCTGTGGTCGCTGGAGGACAGCGTAACGCCGGGGATGTACAGCATCGACGACTACGACTTCCGCAAGCCGAACGCGTGGATGCTGCAGGCGCGGCAGAACCCGGCCTCGCCGCAGCCGGGCGCCATCGACGTCTACGACTGGCCGGGGCATTTCGTTGACCACGACCACGGCGAGTTCTATGCGCGCATCCGCCAGGAGGTGTGGCAGGCGGAGCACCAGCAAATCAGCGCCGCCGGCACCGCGCTGGGGCTGGCGCCGGGCCACACCTTCACGGTACTGAACGCGCCGTTTATCAGCGATAACGGCGAGTACCTGACCACGGAGGCGTACTACGAATTTGAAGAGAACCGGTACGCCAGCGGCGACGGCAGCAGCGGCACGAAGCACAATATCGCCATCCGCGTGATCCCCTCCGCAGTGACCTTCCGCGCGCCGCCGGAAACGCCGTGGCCGCGCACCCACGGCCCGCAGACGGCGAAGGTGGTGGGTCCGAAGGGGGAATCGATCTGGACCGACAGATATGGCCGGGTGAAGGTGAAGTTCCACTGGGACCGGCTGGCGAAGGGCGACGACACCAGCTCGTGTTGGGTGCGCGTCTCCAGCGCGTGGGCGGGCCAGGGCTACGGCGGGGTACAGATCCCGCGGGTGGGCGACGAGGTGGTAGTCGACTTTATCAACGGCGATCCGGACCGGCCAATCATCACCGGGCGCGTGTACAACGAGGCCAGCATGCCGCCGTGGGCGCTGCCGGCCGCCGCGACGCAGATGGGCTTTATGAGCCGCTCGAAGGACGGACATAAAGACGCGGCCAACGCGCTGCGCTTTGAAGATAAGGCCGGTCATGAGCAAATCTGGATCCATGCAGAAAAAAATATGGATACCGAGGTTGAGCACTGCGAAACCCATGATGTGGGCATCGATCGCCATAAAACCATTGGCCGCGACGAGAAAAGCACCGTTAAACGCAACATGCTGGCTAACGTGGGCGTGGATGCGACCAGCAATACCGGGGCGAAACACACCATCAACGTGGGCGGGGATCAGGCCGTTCTGACCATGGATAAGCAGGGCAACGCGTTGCTTGAAGCCACTGCCAGCATCAGGCTGAAGGTGAAAAATAATTATATCCTGATCACCCCCTCAGCCATCGAAATTCAGGTAGCGGAAGGGGACCTGATGGCGGAAAGCGAGAAAGGGGCCTTATTTAAAGGCACAGACATTACCCTGCTGGGCGGCGGAACCAATGCGGAGCTAAGTGCTAATGACACCGTCAGCATTACCGGAACCAACGCTACCGATATCAAAGGTGCGCTGGTCAAAGTGAACAGCTAA
- a CDS encoding serine/threonine protein kinase: MSHQDNSQGMPNALPVGYRFNEFEIEQVIGGGGFGIVYRARDHQLERTIAIKEFMPASLAVRNDDLTLVLRSEHFSKTFHAGLNSFIQEARLLARFTHPNLLHVLRFWVQNDTAYMGTAFYSGTTLSRLQQQRPEIINEAWIRKLLPPLFGAINTIHQEGYLHRDISLDNIQIQDNGVPVLLDFGSARKAIGNLSDETETMLKPGFAPIEQYSDDNESEQGTWTDIYALGAVLHTLIVGSPPPVSVVRSIEDNYQPLAQRRPAGYSLALLSAIDRALALQAEDRPQTVDQLAALMELKASDPDAIHKTKVDAPGTMLVAVEDEDPTPTVANKLQRYKLPGLIAAGVLVGIGVGALLNSGGGDAPVQSSQPTAAKTATEVASAAPAAAPAQPTVAPPPEPVAQVWLQLARGDQVEINGKAEALMPSPNGFATLQLPPGEYQFRISNGRQTRSQTITIEHEGAWLLNPQS; this comes from the coding sequence ATGTCACATCAGGATAACAGCCAGGGGATGCCGAATGCATTACCGGTTGGCTACCGATTCAATGAGTTTGAAATTGAGCAGGTGATTGGCGGCGGCGGCTTTGGCATTGTTTACCGTGCACGCGATCATCAGCTGGAACGTACCATTGCCATCAAGGAGTTTATGCCCGCCTCGCTGGCGGTGCGCAACGACGATCTGACGCTGGTACTGCGCAGTGAACATTTCAGCAAAACGTTCCATGCCGGGCTGAACAGCTTTATTCAGGAGGCGCGCCTGCTGGCGCGCTTTACCCACCCAAACCTGCTGCACGTGCTGCGCTTCTGGGTGCAGAACGATACCGCCTATATGGGCACCGCGTTCTACAGCGGCACCACGCTGTCGCGCCTGCAGCAGCAGCGCCCGGAAATCATTAATGAAGCCTGGATCCGCAAGCTGCTGCCGCCGCTGTTTGGTGCCATTAACACCATCCATCAGGAAGGCTACCTGCACCGCGATATCTCACTGGATAATATCCAGATTCAGGATAACGGCGTGCCGGTGCTGCTGGACTTTGGTTCGGCGCGTAAGGCGATTGGCAACCTGTCTGATGAAACTGAAACCATGCTCAAGCCTGGTTTCGCCCCTATCGAACAGTACAGCGACGATAACGAAAGCGAACAGGGCACCTGGACCGATATCTACGCGCTGGGCGCGGTGCTGCATACGCTGATTGTCGGCTCGCCGCCGCCGGTCAGCGTGGTGCGCAGCATTGAGGACAACTACCAGCCGTTAGCGCAGCGCCGTCCGGCAGGCTACTCGCTGGCGCTGTTGAGCGCCATTGACCGGGCGCTGGCGCTGCAGGCGGAAGACCGCCCGCAGACCGTTGACCAGCTGGCGGCGCTGATGGAGCTGAAAGCATCAGATCCCGATGCCATTCATAAGACTAAAGTCGATGCCCCCGGCACCATGCTGGTGGCGGTGGAGGATGAAGATCCCACGCCGACGGTGGCCAACAAGCTGCAGCGCTATAAGCTGCCGGGGCTGATTGCCGCCGGGGTGCTGGTGGGGATTGGCGTGGGTGCGCTGCTGAACTCGGGCGGCGGCGATGCGCCTGTCCAGAGCAGCCAGCCAACGGCGGCGAAAACCGCTACGGAGGTAGCCAGCGCTGCCCCGGCGGCCGCTCCGGCGCAGCCCACGGTCGCACCGCCGCCGGAACCCGTGGCACAAGTCTGGCTGCAGCTGGCACGCGGTGACCAGGTGGAGATCAACGGCAAGGCCGAAGCGCTGATGCCATCCCCCAACGGTTTCGCCACCCTGCAACTGCCGCCGGGCGAGTATCAGTTCCGCATCTCCAACGGCCGCCAGACGCGCAGCCAGACCATCACCATCGAACATGAAGGTGCGTGGTTGTTAAATCCGCAAAGCTAA
- the tssH gene encoding type VI secretion system ATPase TssH codes for MSEISRAVLFGKLDTLLFTSLESATAFCKLRGNPYVELVHWLHQLMQQQSGDLQQLIRHFSLDEEALTRDIVAALDRLPRGASAVSDLSEHIDSAVERAWVYASLKFGVQQIRGGHLLTGLLKTFNLANLLKGISPQFSRVSVDVLLEQFDRVFGDSKEARQVSAAPQTPGGEVPQQQGTLAQYAQDLTARARDGKIDPVAGRDQEIRQMVDILMRRRQNNPLLTGEAGVGKTAVVEGLALRIAAGDVPEPLQQVQLWLLDIGMLQAGAGMKGEFEARLQALINEVQSSPTPIVLFIDEIHTLVGAGGQQGTGDAANLLKPALARGQLRTIGATTWAEYKKYIEKDPALTRRFQTVQVHEPDEEKALLMLRSTVSPLEQHHRILLLDEAVAAAVKLSHRYIPARQLPDKAVALLDTACARVAVSQSARPPQLEDCLHRIHALEIERDIAGREAKVGIGEAGRVTQLEQQLAELAAQRDRLNARWQQERSLVDSLIALRAQLSAETAENPANLHQQLAERQQQLRELQGDTPLLFAAVDANVVAAVVADWTGIPLGRMVKNEIDAVLKLADTLNQRVIGQRHGLDLIAKRVRTSRARLDDPNKPVGVFMLCGPSGVGKTETALALAETLYGGEQNIITINMSEFQEAHTVSTLKGAPPGYVGYGEGGVLTEAVRRRPYSVVLLDEIEKAHPDVHEIFFQVFDKGWMEDGEGRHIDFRNTIIILTSNVGTQLISAMCADPELMPQPEDLAGALRPALLEVFPPALLGRLLVVPYYPLSDEVLANIVRLQLQRIQRRLQENHGIISDVDDSVISQIVQRCTEVESGGRMVDAILTNTLLPQMSQMLLSASARDEQFRRLRVTLQQGEFQCQFEA; via the coding sequence ATGTCAGAAATCAGCCGCGCCGTACTGTTCGGCAAACTGGATACGCTGTTATTTACCTCTCTGGAGAGCGCCACCGCGTTTTGCAAACTGCGCGGCAACCCCTATGTGGAGCTGGTGCACTGGCTGCATCAGCTGATGCAGCAACAGAGCGGTGACTTACAGCAGCTTATCCGCCATTTTTCACTGGATGAAGAGGCGCTGACGCGGGATATCGTGGCGGCGCTCGACAGGCTGCCGCGCGGAGCCAGCGCGGTCTCTGACCTGTCTGAACATATCGACAGCGCGGTGGAGCGCGCCTGGGTTTACGCTTCGTTGAAGTTCGGCGTACAGCAGATCCGTGGCGGCCACCTGCTTACCGGCCTGCTGAAAACCTTTAACCTTGCCAACCTGCTGAAAGGCATCTCGCCGCAGTTCAGCCGCGTCAGCGTTGACGTGCTGCTGGAGCAGTTCGATCGGGTATTTGGCGACAGCAAAGAAGCCCGGCAGGTCAGCGCTGCCCCGCAGACGCCCGGTGGCGAGGTGCCGCAGCAGCAGGGCACGCTGGCGCAGTATGCCCAGGATCTGACGGCGCGCGCGCGCGACGGCAAGATCGACCCGGTGGCCGGACGCGACCAGGAGATCCGCCAGATGGTGGATATTCTGATGCGCCGCCGCCAGAACAACCCGCTACTGACCGGGGAAGCCGGGGTGGGAAAAACGGCGGTGGTGGAAGGGCTGGCGCTGCGTATCGCCGCCGGCGATGTGCCGGAACCGCTGCAACAGGTGCAGCTGTGGCTGCTGGATATCGGCATGCTGCAGGCCGGAGCCGGCATGAAGGGCGAATTTGAGGCGCGGCTACAGGCGCTGATTAACGAAGTGCAGTCCAGCCCGACGCCGATCGTGCTGTTTATTGACGAGATCCACACCCTGGTCGGCGCGGGCGGCCAGCAGGGCACCGGCGATGCCGCCAACCTGCTGAAACCGGCGCTGGCACGCGGCCAGCTGCGCACCATCGGCGCTACCACCTGGGCGGAATACAAAAAGTACATTGAGAAAGACCCGGCGCTGACGCGCCGCTTCCAGACCGTGCAGGTGCACGAGCCGGACGAAGAAAAAGCGCTGCTGATGCTGCGCAGCACCGTCAGCCCGCTGGAACAGCATCACCGCATCCTGCTGCTGGATGAGGCGGTCGCGGCGGCGGTTAAACTCTCTCATCGCTATATTCCGGCGCGTCAGCTGCCGGATAAGGCGGTGGCGCTGCTGGACACCGCCTGTGCGCGCGTCGCCGTCAGCCAGAGCGCCCGGCCGCCGCAGCTGGAAGATTGCCTGCATCGCATTCATGCGCTGGAAATTGAACGCGATATCGCCGGGCGCGAAGCGAAAGTCGGCATCGGCGAGGCCGGGCGCGTCACGCAGCTGGAACAGCAGCTGGCGGAGCTGGCCGCACAGCGCGACCGGCTGAACGCACGCTGGCAGCAGGAGCGCAGCCTGGTGGATAGCCTGATTGCCTTGCGGGCGCAGCTTAGCGCAGAGACGGCGGAAAACCCGGCGAACCTGCATCAGCAGCTGGCCGAACGCCAGCAGCAGCTGCGTGAACTGCAGGGCGACACCCCGCTGCTGTTCGCGGCGGTGGATGCCAACGTGGTGGCGGCGGTGGTCGCCGACTGGACCGGCATTCCGCTGGGACGGATGGTGAAAAACGAAATCGACGCGGTGCTCAAGCTGGCGGATACCCTGAATCAACGGGTGATTGGTCAGCGCCACGGCCTTGACCTGATTGCCAAACGGGTGCGCACCTCACGCGCCCGCCTTGACGACCCGAACAAGCCGGTCGGGGTCTTTATGCTGTGCGGGCCATCCGGGGTGGGTAAAACCGAAACCGCGCTGGCGCTGGCGGAAACCCTGTACGGCGGCGAACAGAACATCATTACCATCAATATGAGCGAGTTCCAGGAGGCGCATACCGTTTCCACCCTGAAAGGTGCACCGCCGGGCTACGTTGGCTACGGTGAAGGCGGCGTCCTGACCGAAGCGGTGCGCCGCCGCCCTTACAGCGTGGTCCTGCTGGACGAAATTGAAAAAGCGCACCCGGACGTGCATGAAATCTTCTTCCAGGTGTTTGATAAGGGCTGGATGGAGGACGGAGAAGGGCGGCATATCGATTTCCGCAATACCATTATCATTCTCACTTCTAACGTCGGTACGCAGCTGATTAGCGCCATGTGTGCCGACCCGGAGCTGATGCCGCAGCCAGAGGACCTGGCCGGGGCGCTGCGCCCGGCACTGCTGGAGGTGTTTCCCCCGGCGCTACTGGGCCGCCTGCTGGTGGTGCCTTACTACCCGCTCAGTGATGAGGTGCTGGCCAATATCGTCCGTCTGCAATTACAGCGTATTCAGCGGCGGCTCCAAGAGAATCACGGTATCATCTCCGACGTGGATGACAGCGTAATTAGCCAGATTGTTCAGCGCTGTACCGAAGTGGAGTCCGGCGGCCGTATGGTCGACGCCATTCTTACCAATACCCTGTTGCCGCAAATGAGCCAGATGCTGCTGTCTGCCAGCGCGCGCGACGAACAATTCCGTCGCCTGCGCGTTACGTTACAGCAGGGCGAATTCCAGTGTCAGTTTGAGGCGTAA
- the tssG gene encoding type VI secretion system baseplate subunit TssG — translation MTPQPAAQAEKIHRLHRLPPDFWAALCATPWRYDLFQLLRRLDAQGGQRYPLGRAPLPRHEPLRIGQRPSLAFAPAAIASVSPRENSALHDVSIYSFGLFGPNGPLPIHLTEYARERSDHHQDNSLSAFADLFHHRLTLLFYRAWADAQPTVALDRAEKRQFERWLASLIGMGQPGQLNQGSVSPHSRLALAGHLTRHARDAEGLQKMLSHYFQVPVKLVENVPHWQPVDRRDRASLGAGRRKPRLGISAFLGVAVRDVQHKFRLELGPLPMNRYQRFLPGEPWAQQLRDWVRQYLGIEFVWEVRLILDAADVQGVTLGGPSRLGYSSWLGQPAVPQHRSDLTFSPEPLAEIAP, via the coding sequence ATGACACCGCAGCCCGCCGCGCAGGCAGAGAAAATTCACCGCCTGCATCGCCTGCCGCCGGACTTCTGGGCGGCGCTGTGCGCCACGCCGTGGCGCTACGATCTGTTCCAGCTGCTGCGGCGGCTGGATGCGCAGGGCGGCCAGCGCTATCCGCTGGGGCGTGCGCCGCTGCCGCGCCACGAGCCGCTGCGCATCGGCCAGCGGCCATCGCTGGCCTTTGCCCCGGCGGCCATCGCCAGCGTCTCGCCGCGTGAAAACAGCGCGCTGCATGACGTGTCGATCTACAGCTTTGGCCTGTTTGGCCCCAACGGCCCGCTGCCGATCCATTTGACGGAGTATGCGCGCGAGCGCAGCGACCATCATCAGGACAACAGCCTGAGCGCCTTTGCCGATCTGTTCCACCATCGCCTGACGCTGCTGTTTTACCGCGCCTGGGCCGATGCGCAGCCCACGGTGGCGCTGGACCGGGCGGAAAAACGCCAGTTTGAGCGCTGGCTCGCCAGCCTGATCGGCATGGGCCAGCCGGGGCAGCTTAACCAGGGTAGCGTTAGCCCGCACTCACGGCTGGCGCTGGCCGGGCATCTGACTCGTCACGCACGCGATGCAGAAGGGCTGCAAAAAATGCTCAGTCACTACTTTCAGGTGCCGGTGAAGCTGGTGGAAAACGTGCCCCACTGGCAGCCGGTTGACCGCCGCGACCGCGCCAGCCTGGGTGCGGGGCGGCGCAAACCGCGCCTCGGCATATCGGCCTTTCTCGGCGTGGCGGTGCGCGATGTACAGCACAAATTTCGTCTGGAGCTGGGGCCGCTGCCGATGAACCGCTATCAGCGTTTTCTGCCCGGCGAACCCTGGGCGCAGCAGCTGCGTGACTGGGTGCGTCAGTACCTGGGCATTGAGTTTGTCTGGGAGGTGCGGCTGATCCTTGACGCCGCCGACGTGCAGGGCGTTACCCTTGGCGGCCCCTCCCGGCTGGGGTACAGCAGCTGGCTGGGACAGCCCGCCGTGCCGCAGCACCGCAGCGATCTCACCTTTAGCCCGGAGCCGCTGGCGGAGATTGCGCCCTGA